The following nucleotide sequence is from Brachyspira suanatina.
ATACTATATCTTCGATTTCATCTCTATCTTTTTTTAATGCTATACTAATTTCATTAACTATAAACATATAAGCTTTTTCATATAAACGCTTTTCGCTTGCAGAAAGTTCTTTTAATTTGTTTCTTGTGAATAAGCTTCTTGCAACCTCTATCGTATCTTTAATATCTCCGCTTCTGAGCTTTTCTTCATTTTCTTGATATCTTATTTTCCAATTATTTTCTATATCATGAGGTTTTGTCTGTAATATATTTAAAAGATTATCAGCTTCTGCTTTAGATATAATCTTTCTTATACGATATTCTTTAACTCTATTTATAGGCACTTTTAATGTAATATTTTCACTTTCACATTCTAGAACATAACATTCTACTAGATTAGAATTAACTTTATTATCTGATATTCCCACAACTTTGCATATACCGTACATAGGATATACAACATAAGTATTCAATTTGTACATATTAGCCTTTCTTGTTAATAGTTAATGGTTTATTCTAATAAAATATAATAATATACCTCGGTCTATTATATGTTAAAATTATAAAAAATCAAGTATTTTATTACAGTATTCAAGTTGTATTTGTATTATTAATTATAAATTTAATTACGAATTTTATTAATAAATTTAGAAAATTTATAACTAGATAGCTTGCTATATTTAAATATATAGTATACTATATATATTGACAATAATAAAAAGGAGGTACAAACGTATGACAGATAAAAAAATAGAATTATTTGAAAATTATCCAGTACATAAAGCTCTAATTACGCTAGCACTTCCAACAATATTAGGAATGTTAGTAAATGTTTTTTATAATATGGTAGATACTTTTTTCGTAGGACAGACAGGCGATCCTAATCAGGTTGCTGCTGTATCATTATGTATGCCTATATATTTGCTTCTTATGGCTTTCGGTAATATATTTGGTATAGGAGGCGGATCATATATATCAAGAAAATTAGGGGCCAGAGATTATGAATCTGTAAAAAAGATATCAGCATTTGCTTTTTATGCAAGTATTATAGTAGGATTTATTTCTATGGCTGTATATCTAATATTTATGAAGGATATATTAAAAATTTCGGGAGCAAGTCAGAATACTTATCAATTTTCTAAAGATTATTTGGTAATAGTGGCATTTGGGGCTCCTTTTGTAGTTAATCAAATGGCTATGGGACAGATTGTACGAGCTGAAGGTTCTTCAAAAGAGGCTATGATAGGTATGATGATAGGTACTATAGTGAATATTGTATTAGACCCTATTATGATACTTTATATGAATATGGGTGTTGCCGGTGCTGCTCTTGCTACAATAATAGGTAATGCTTGTTCTACTGTTTATTATATATACCATATATTAAGAAAAAAATCTTTCCTATCTATACATTTTAGGGAATTTACTTTGCATAAAGATATACTTATCAATGTATTTTCTATAGGAATACCTGTTTCAATCAACAATATACTTATGAGTGCTTCTAACATATTAATAAATAATTTAGCAGCAGGATACAGTGATAATGTAGTAGCTGGTCTTGGAGTATCTCAAAGAATATTTACTCTTGTTGTATTAGTATTCATAGGACTTTCTCAAGGGCTTCAGCCTTTTGTAGGTTATAATTTCGCTTCTAAAAATTATAAGAGAATGAATGCAGCTATTAAAATATCTTGTGCTGTAAGCGTTGTAATAGGATTTTTACTTTTAGGATTATCTTTAATATTTGGAAGATTAGCAGTAGCTGTATTTATCAACAATGAAGAAGTAATCGATTATGGTGTAAAATTCTTAGTTGCTAGTTATTCTATAGCTCCTATAATAGGTTTTCAATTTGTATTTATGTCTACATTCCAAGCGTTAGGAAAGTCAATTCCTTCTTTGGTGCTTTCTATAAGCAGACAAGGTATAGCATTTGTTCCTACAATACTTATAGGTACAAAATTATTCGGCATAAAAGGTATTATATGGGCTCAGCCTATAGCGGATGTAGTTACAGTTATAATGGCTAGTATTATGTACATATATATTTATAAGAAAATGAAAAAGAAATTATCTGAAGAAGAAAATAATAGTGAAAATAATTCTGAACCAGCTTATGCAAATGTATGACATTTCGTAAACTTTTCATAGACCTTAGCCTGCACTTTTATTTTTATAAGTGCGGGCGTTTTTTATTATTAATACATCAGATTTTTTAGTACTTTTGCAAAGTTTTAGAAAGATATATGTATTTTATCTTATTTTAACCTCCCGCCCTTTCAAATTTATAGCTTCAATTTTAATTAAAAATTTTATTTATATTTAAAAATTAATCAGAAAAATTAAAGCCCGCCCAAGATTTTTTTAAAATTTTAAGTATATACTGAAAATTTTTAAGTTTGTCAATTTTTTTATTGTTCTTTTTCCCTCCGCAAAAAGAACCATACGAAGTACGCCTGCGGCGAAAGTGCAAGTATAAAATTAGTATTAAATCATACTAATTATGTTTTATATGTGAGATAAATTACTAAATTTAAGTAAAAATGTAGCCTTTCGCCGAAGGCGGGCTGTGCCTGCTTCTCGCCTGCCAAAGGCACGCACAGTGAGGCGGGCTTCGCCAGTGGCAATACCACAGGCACTTCCTTCGGTCGCAAAAGAAGTAGGGTTCCGTAGGCACGCACAGCGGGGGCAAAGCCCCAAATATCAAAAGAAAAATATAACTTTAATTTTTCTTGTTACAAAACTAGATTTTTTAGCTACCCACCCAAGATTTTTTTTTAAATTTTAAGTATATACACCCAAAATTATTCATCATTAGAGTCTTCATCTTCTTCATCGTTTAAATCTATGAATATAGTATATAAAGCACATATATTGTCATTTTCATCATAAGCAAAATAGGAAGGATAATAACCATCCCCATAACCACTTGTAAATAATACTATATTAGAATCGCTTTCAGGCACATTCCAATTAAGCCAATCACCATATTCAGATTGATATTTAGGATTCTTTTTGGCATTATCTTCTAATAAGTCGGAAAATAAATCATCGTATCTGTTATCGAAATCTCCGCCGCTTTCTTCTTCAAGTTTGTTTTCATATTCAAAATATTTTTTAGCCGCATCATAATCGCAAAAACAACCCATACCAGCATCAACAGGATATCCGAAAAACTCTCCTTCTTCTACTTCAGATAAATCTTCTTCTCCTGTAACGGCAAGTTCATATCTTTTAGGTTCTTTATCAGAGAAAGAAATTTTAGCTATGGAAATTCTCTCCTCATCTTTTATTATAAGAAGTGAAACTTTATATTTATTAGGCTTTACAGTTTGAATGAATGGAGATACTTGATCATCATACATATATGCTAAAGGATCGCAGGCAATTATTTTTCCTGATGATAAATTAACTTCTCCTATATCTAATATATCAAGTTCTGTATCATTAAATTTCTTATCTTTAAAAGGCTTATCCAAATCAAAACCAGGCAAAAGCAGATGTTTTACTTTGTCGAATTGTTGTTTGAAATCTTTGTCCATATACTACTCCCAATAGTTATTATTATGATGATAATATACTATAAAAGATAAAGAAATACAAATAAAAGTTTATTCCAACTTAAAATAAACAAGTTCTTGCTGCAAATTATTAGTGCTGTTAGCAATATCTCTTCCCAAATCTGAACTCTGACTAGCCAAACTTGAGTTTTCCTGTGTGATATTGTTAAGCTCATTCATAGAACTTCCTATTTGTTTTACGCTGTCTTCCTCTTCATTAACTGAAGAAGCAATATTGACTAATATTTCAAGTACATCATTAGTTGCTTTCTCTATTTCTGATAGAATATTTAAAGAGTTTTTTGCTGAATCATTACCTACATCTATTTTAGCTACAGTAGTATCTATAAT
It contains:
- a CDS encoding DUF4241 domain-containing protein; its protein translation is MDKDFKQQFDKVKHLLLPGFDLDKPFKDKKFNDTELDILDIGEVNLSSGKIIACDPLAYMYDDQVSPFIQTVKPNKYKVSLLIIKDEERISIAKISFSDKEPKRYELAVTGEEDLSEVEEGEFFGYPVDAGMGCFCDYDAAKKYFEYENKLEEESGGDFDNRYDDLFSDLLEDNAKKNPKYQSEYGDWLNWNVPESDSNIVLFTSGYGDGYYPSYFAYDENDNICALYTIFIDLNDEEDEDSNDE
- a CDS encoding MATE family efflux transporter, whose translation is MTDKKIELFENYPVHKALITLALPTILGMLVNVFYNMVDTFFVGQTGDPNQVAAVSLCMPIYLLLMAFGNIFGIGGGSYISRKLGARDYESVKKISAFAFYASIIVGFISMAVYLIFMKDILKISGASQNTYQFSKDYLVIVAFGAPFVVNQMAMGQIVRAEGSSKEAMIGMMIGTIVNIVLDPIMILYMNMGVAGAALATIIGNACSTVYYIYHILRKKSFLSIHFREFTLHKDILINVFSIGIPVSINNILMSASNILINNLAAGYSDNVVAGLGVSQRIFTLVVLVFIGLSQGLQPFVGYNFASKNYKRMNAAIKISCAVSVVIGFLLLGLSLIFGRLAVAVFINNEEVIDYGVKFLVASYSIAPIIGFQFVFMSTFQALGKSIPSLVLSISRQGIAFVPTILIGTKLFGIKGIIWAQPIADVVTVIMASIMYIYIYKKMKKKLSEEENNSENNSEPAYANV
- a CDS encoding CarD family transcriptional regulator, whose protein sequence is MYKLNTYVVYPMYGICKVVGISDNKVNSNLVECYVLECESENITLKVPINRVKEYRIRKIISKAEADNLLNILQTKPHDIENNWKIRYQENEEKLRSGDIKDTIEVARSLFTRNKLKELSASEKRLYEKAYMFIVNEISIALKKDRDEIEDIVSNALEKSAKKFKTKPLEKEKVVKEKEETAKNGKKKKKDADKE